The following coding sequences are from one Liolophura sinensis isolate JHLJ2023 chromosome 12, CUHK_Ljap_v2, whole genome shotgun sequence window:
- the LOC135479536 gene encoding carbohydrate sulfotransferase 14-like — MMASCRMWRRVAIWVVVGLTYLAIFVKWQLNETSPSVEIIVERPNEEDAGKSGEHHEKRENDAVPKYVKADVERSTIYDERREKMIQACRENRYNGRTLNAASTDNFSIDRKNGIVYCDIPKVASTFWKRVLQIASGKRQKNDVFDIPARSAHAGLLETFQKKGFDEIHQVLSTSTKFMFVREPYSRLVSGYIDKIFTPRPAYRGLRNEIKNFGIRGNKTKVVSDCALDITFTQFVVFLVGKIAENTWRNGHFVPMYDMCRPCEVQFDIIGKMETFNEDATYIFKEKGFPASIQLDDQRNDLDSITDIVDSTFAEKEGMEKCLPFGKALEYVWKKAVIRGILSKEESMPKRFIDQSNFSREDFKKAMVDAYHRSSKNPDRMNNRKEALVEAIRSVPKDILQKYRKLFRPDFEIFGYDMEEPQIFQVRQPKPFYFV, encoded by the exons AGATAATTGTAGAGAGGCCCAATGAAGAAGATGCTGGAAAATCTGGTGAACATCATGAGAAAAGAGAAAACGACGCTGTACCTAAA TACGTAAAGGCTGATGTAGAAAGATCAACTATTTACGATGAACGGCGAGAGAAAATGATACAAGCTTGTCGTGAAAATAGATACAACGGGCGTACATTAAATGCAGCAAGCACTGACAACTTCTCCATCGATAGAAAGAATGGAATCGTCTATTGCGACATTCCAAAAGTCGCCAGTACATTCTGGAAACGGGTGCTGCAGATAGCTTCCGGTAAACGACAGAAAAATGACGTGTTCGACATCCCAGCGCGCTCAGCGCACGCCGGCCTTCTGGAAACCTTCCAGAAAAAAGGCTTTGATGAAATCCACCAGGTTTTATCGACCTCAACTAAGTTTATGTTCGTACGTGAGCCTTATTCAAGATTAGTTTCTGGATACattgacaaaatatttacaCCTAGGCCCGCTTACAGGGGATTGCGGAACGAGATAAAGAACTTCGGGATTCGTGGTAACAAGACAAAGGTTGTCTCAGACTGTGCTCTTGATATTACCTTTACACAGTTTGTCGTTTTCTTGGTGGGAAAGATAGCAGAAAACACTTGGAGAAATGGGCACTTTGTTCCCATGTATGATATGTGTCGTCCGTGTGAGGTGCAGTTCGACATCATCGGTAAGATGGAGACTTTTAACGAAGACGCTACGTACATTTTCAAGGAGAAAGGATTTCCGGCTTCGATTCAGCTGGACGATCAAAGGAACGACCTTGATTCTATCACTGACATCGTAGACAGCACGTTCGCCGAAAAAGAAGGTATGGAGAAATGCCTACCCTTTGGTAAAGCTCTGGAGTATGTGTGGAAGAAGGCGGTGATTCGAGGTATACTCAGCAAAGAGGAAAGTATGCCCAAACGTTTCATAGACCAATCAAACTTCTCAAGAGAAGACTTCAAGAAAGCCATGGTGGATGCTTACCATCGTTCGAGCAAAAACCCTGATCGCATGAACAACCGAAAAGAGGCACTTGTAGAAGCTATACGAAGTGTGCCCAAGGACATCCTGCAGAAATACCGAAAACTGTTCCGACctgattttgaaatatttggttATGACATGGAAGAGCCGCAAATATTCCAGGTTCGTCAGCCAAAACCTTTCTATTTTGTGTAG